Genomic segment of Scomber scombrus chromosome 18, fScoSco1.1, whole genome shotgun sequence:
tcacatacacatacacacacacgcacaatcacacacatcaGTATGTGTCACCTCTGCTCTGTTTCTGGTAAATATGTGTGTCTAAGCGTAACAGTCCATTTACTACAAAGTAACCCCACCCACCTGTCACTTTACCCTACAGAGATGAATCACTGTGGTGACGATACTGTACACTACGTAGtcacacttcctgtctgtcctaTTGTCTATACAGACAATGCACACAGACTATGTGATTGATCAAttatgagggtgtgtgtgtgtgtgtgtgtgtgtgtgtgtgtgtgtgtgtccctccctccctctctctctatccacaCCTACAAACTCCTACTACTCCTGCAGGTGTCAAAATTTGCTGAACAAGCATACCATTCACTAATGACACAatcaaaaaagttaaaacaaagtTAGAGTagtttaaatactttaataaaatataataaacataatacaaaaaagaaCATAGTACTCGGCTCATTCAGTATTGATTTACATATTCAGAGAGGTGAGACCTCTCCATACAGTACATCTTGATACCACAACACATGACTCCAATACCATCTGATCTGCAAGCAAAACATGTCAAGTGGTATCTGAGCCATCAGTGCTGGCAGACATTCGTGAGTGATGTAAACATTCAAAGGCATTAGAGTATTGCAATCTGCTACAAATATAAATCAAGTCCTACAGGTGATGGTTTCAATTGTACTCTCTACCACACCTCCATATTTTTAAGAGACCGTTGTGTTTTGAAAAGTCCACTCTGTAGGAAATGTCAGTGTCCTTTTGCAGCccatcattaaatatttaaggcCCTCTGGAGGTCGCAAACGGGCAACAACAAAATCTGCAGTTTCCAGGAAAGCAGTCACAGTGGACTCCACCAGTTCCTGTGTCTTTTTAATATCTCCACTGTCTCTGTAGTTTTCTCTTAATGCAGCATTTTCCATCGGTTTTTGCTTGTTCGAGGCCAAAAGGTGCTCTGCCTGTATGCAAGTTGAGTCTGGAGAGGTAACATATAgtgaaatgtcacaaatgaactcCGTCCACCTGGAGACTGACTGTGCTTGACCGTGCAGATAAAGTcttttatgaaacattttgcAGTCTTTCAGCACAAAGTAGAAAGATGATGTTGTCTGTAACCCTGGCGAAGCACTCTTAACTTCCACCTCATGATGGACAGGCCTTACTGAGCGCTTCTGACAGCTACGTTGTAAATACTGCATcattgtaattaataataatactgccAAAATACCATATGGCAAGGTCATAACTTGTAAGGGAATTCCGACAGAAAGTCTTTGACAACATGGGTGAGTGGCAACTCTGACACCTGGCTTGCTCCACCGCACATTTCCATAATGCGCTTCCTGCACAGCTCCTGCAGGGTTGGCTCCCATTTCCTGTATGGGATGCTCAGGCTCTTCTTGGGAGAGCTGACGTAATGCTCCAAGAGGGCAAAGAGTGTTGGGAAGGTGCGCTCGTTGCCCGCCAGTGAGAACTTCTGCCGCTTGTAGTCGATGCGTACGCTGACCGGTCCACTCTTAGCGTGGTAGGACAACGTGAAGAACACgtctttctgtctgctgtcCCGGATTAGAAAGCTGCCCAGTGGAGCGTCCCGCAGCATGCGGTGTGCGTCCTCCACTCCCAGAGGGCCCCAGTAGAAGCCGCTGCGCTCGAGCTTGGATGCTGTGTCTGTGATTATCTTGCAGTCCTCCTTGCAGCTGAAGGTCCGGAAGTGGGTCAGATACACAGAGGGGACAGATCTCTGGTTTGGATCTGGAACGGCCCGACGCTGAAGCTGCTCAGACTCTGTGCGGTGTGGCCCCAGGGCGAGCTCGTGCCTCTGCAGCgatgatgatagtgatgatgaggaggaggacgaggaagaggaggatgaagaggaggacgaagaggaggatgatgagctTGACACGAGGGTCTTGTCGTGGCCTTCCACTGTGCTGTCGGCTACCATCCTACAGGGGAGAGAGGCCCCAAACCCTCTCCCATCTCTGACCACCACACTGACATTCTGGAAGAGACAAGACGAGAAAGAGTTATTATCATAACCATAACCATTCATTAATTACTATTAATCAAAGCAACTTGCATCATTTTTACAACAGCTTGGTCTAAGTAAAGTCAGGTAAGAGTTAAGTCTTCCTCCCTAGTAGCTTAACACACAGCTTTAAAACCAAGACTCAGATAAAGACCATGTAAGGTCTTGTTGCTCGAAATGAAGAGTGCGTGCAGTATTGAGTGTCAGTCTGTATGCGTAATTAAGCAACTTTGTCTGAGTACAGGTTAGAAATTCATTTTAGTTTCCATAGAGTGGTACTAAGTTTGATATGACTGGAATGCGGTTTGGCTGATGTCAGCCACAGCCAGATTACTGTACACTCactgcatgcaaacacacacacacatacacacacgaaCAGAGTTTCTGATGCTTATCTGGGTAGCTTTTTATCACTTGTTTCTTAGTGACTGTGATCAAACATTATGGGGCTTACGTCAGATAATGAATAGAATTAAAATAGCTATACATTGTGAGCTGAAagtagttttggttttacatgACTTTTTCaggacatttaaatgatttgaaaCACTAAACCGTAACATCCCTCTCTTATAGTGACCCCCTGAGGTTGGACTGAACCTGTTGGAttgtctttgggtttttttttacaagttacataggacatttctgtgtatgtatatatatatatatacagacatGTCCTGTTTAACTTGTAACAGAGTTCGCAGCCTGTTGGTATTATCAACTGGCTGCTTCTCTGTTTGATTCACCCCTTATCTAAAGATTGTGCTAGAAGTTTCTCAAAAGTCGTGTTATAGTCCAGGAAAAGGTTATCAATAATTAACTGGATGATGACTTGCGTTGCACTTGGgggattttttattattatttcaatgcCAGGCAATCAGAATCACATGTCCAAACCATGTCAATAGATAAAAAATGACATTCTGATTATAACTCAGTTTGTTTATGTATCACTTCTAGACGAAGCTCCTCTGTTTCTATTCCAAGCTGTTACCAGCTGGACACTCAGAAAACCTTGAATTATTTCATTACTTTACTTGAATTGCAAAAAACAGCCATAGCTATTCAATACTATAACAGTACAGCAGAAAAGTCTTACCGTTTCGCTCTGACAACGGCGGCTGTTTAAAGCTCAATTTCTCTGTAAATCCCAAAGTGCGTAAACTGCGATGACAGCGGTAAATATCCTGCAAGCAATCCGTGTCGCAGCGCTGGGTAGATTGGGTAGAACGAGGCTTGAGGGGCTCGATGGATACAACAACGTCGACCTGCTTGCTTGGCTGTGATTTCTACCCGTCTAAATCAATCTATCATGTGTGGCGCTTTGTCACATTTTCCAAGGTTTTATATAGTCTAAGCTCCGCCCTATAGCTACTCTTTACAGTCAGCCTAACTCCAGTGAAGAACTGAAAGTGAAACTAAACTTGGTTcgtttctgcctctctctcagTTTATTTGAACTCGCGTTGTATTTAGAGAATTTCTCGAAAACCACAAAACCCACATGACAGCGTTTACAGAAAACACAGGCTGATCCGAGTAATGGCAGCTTGTAAGAGATGCTCTTGCTGTAGCGTTGTTAgtgatgttttttaaagttttgacgTTACGTTGACGTGTCATGTTTGCTAGTAGATGAAGTATTTTACTAAATGGTACagttttattcaagatagtattaaacatgaaaaaacatcaGACATCCTAAAGAGCACAAGATGGACTCAGTTATGACCTTGTATATTATTACATGTCGGTATCATTTGCCAGCAGATTTTGCACGAAGATTAAAGTCCATTAACCTTTGATCACTCAGGTAAAATGTATTCTCTTTTCCAGTATAGGTGGATGTGTCCAAACAGTCATATAGAAGTTTCTGTTACACAGCAGCCATTTATGATATCATGTCACATTAACAGGAAAAActcttttcccccccccccatccacaGTAAATATTGAAGGGGGAAGGCAGCTGTGAATAATAATCACAGGGGAGCACAAGTGAAATCAAGTCCATGCTTGTTGCACTTCTTCATTTGCTGTTAAAAGTAGACACtgtaggggaaaaaaaggtttcatcCAGCCCTCACATTTGAGGTGATTCATCTTAGTGATGCTGGTATTGTGACATCTTAACAGTCATTTCGCTATTTTGACTTTCAAAAGTTTATTTCAACTAAGCCACATCAAGCTGTTTCCTCCGTGAATCCCATTTTTTTAGTATATAGTGTGTGGTATCAGTGACATCATGAAAGATCAGAACTTTGTTGACTACTCAATGCGGATTGGGCAGTGAGTCTCTTAGGCCGGTTATTATATCTGGAATCAGAACCAAAATAACATTGTATATTGTTGAAAActtttcacatctcatttcaACTCAATGTTTTTCAATCATAAGTAAAACTATGTTGACTGATGATGCAAATCTGAAAATCCCATATAATCATATCTAATCTATTAAAGTCCCCTGGCTTGTTATGGTTGCATTTGGATACTGGCTGCAGACATCCTGCATCTCTACTTACAGTGTTGCAGTACTACGTTTTGTCTTTGGATTGCACATTACTCAACCAGTGATTCATGCCAAAAGAGACACGTATTTGGCAAGCAGCACAAACTTAATGCACCCTAAGTCTTAATGAATCTGCATATGTTGACATCACCTCATGGCATCACAATTAGAAGACCCttttttgagagaaaaaaaaaattaagaaatgaaAGTTAAGAGCTGTCTCCTCCTTGCAAGTCTGAATAATATCACATTACAAGTAAATATATATCATAGTTTTAGGGAAAGGCAGATGGATCAGCAATCCCCCACCATCCCACCAACACCACAACCCTTCCCCCACCTTCACATGTTGTCAGGTTAGAAAAGAGCGGGTCTGTTAAACAGAAAGTTAAGGAAAGATCTGAGGTCAGCTGCCACAGGCTTAAAGAGGCggagacaggcaggcagaagAATGATAGCTAAGAAAAGGCATGTGAGGTAATAGTGTCAGTGTATAAACTAGTCTGACTCAACTTGTGGTCAGATTAGCCTGCTGGTTCCATTGTGTATATCTAATCATGCTAATGAAGACCACCACCTCATTTACCACTCATCGTCTCCACCATTGTGATTGTTGAAGTGTGTTTGTTCCTCCCTCATTGCAGAAACAAGACAAGAGTTCATTTTGTATCCCATCCCCCAGCTTGAAAACCATTAGTGTGAGCCTCTATTGTTGTGTGCATGTCCTGGTTGCATTCATTCAGTTTTATCATTACTTACTTTTGAGACTCATATCAATGCTTATCACGTTATAAATAAATCCTTCATGTGTAGCGTTGTGTATTTTGTGGGTGGCTTGGCTAATAAACACTGATACCTGACAGCCTGATCCAAGtcaagacagagagatagagaggcagACAGGGAGAGTGAGGTCAGTGGGTTTGAGGATCAtgcttaaataaaaacatgctaaatgtaacagtgggtgtgtgtgctaCTGCAgtctctgcttctgctgcatGACTGTCGTACTGTGCGTGCATTGCAGATTGTTGGAATTGTAAATCATCATCTCATACTATACAGTACGTTGTGTAATGGTCTgctcatgtgttcatgtgttttgtgtatacTTGCGTGCAGTCGATGTTTAACTGTTCCGTGAGTTTCATTTCTGTGAAatagggagggagagagaagactGAAACATAGCCAGCTTAATAGTGTGGCTATTTTGTTTAATGCAGATCCTTGCCGAGTAACTGGTGTGTATTTATGATTGCAGCGGTTAAGATGACAAACACGCTAGAAAATAAATTCAACATATGCATTCAAATGGAAAAAGTATGAAATGAAAGCTAACATGTATGTTGCACTTAAAATGATCTGGGATTAGTTTTATTCATTGAtaagtgtttgttgttgtagacaCATGAAAATGTCTTTGCTTGCATGAGATCATGGAGTGTTGATGCATGACAGATGCAGAGCAGGggaaatccttttttttatagTCTTGTTAAGATAGACCCTATGAGCTTTGTTGTTGTCTGCCATTTATTCCCTAGAACATCCTTAGGCATGACTGCTATTTATAATTAGCAGATCACAACATCAACATGTCACAGCACTATGATTCTGTGGTTGTTCAGAGGTTCTCATTACCTTCAAATTCAACTATGTATACCTGCAATTTCCAGCAACATGTCACACCTGGTAGAAGACGACTTGTGTGTCTTCGTGTATGGTTTTGTGAGTGCAATCAAATCGAAACTTTTCCAAACCTGAGGTGTTCATGAAGGCTCCATGTCTGACTCTACAAAGAAGAAATCTGCACATCCTTAGCTTCAACATACTTCAAATCTATTTCCTTTTAATGTTGTTTAGCAGTGAGAAAAGGTAACAATGATGGGACattgtgtgtttacattatACACCTATCCTTGGATATTTGCTCAGTTCACGTTGTAGCTTCAGCTTCCTGACAGCATCCTTAGTGGGCTTCTTCTTCACTTCTGGTAGGTGTAGGAGTCACGGACAGTGCCGCGTTGGGTGTGGCTGCATTGACTATAATTCAAAAATTACGTATGCAGTTTAGAATCTAGTTTGAACTCTTTCAGCACCCACTCTTCATCCTTTGTTTGCTCtttactcttttcttttccttgctTCCTCACGGAGATtgtcttcattttaatttattgtttcacaatttaaacatttcaaaacctTTGTCACGGGTTTAATATTATGTGTTACATACTATACTGTGAGTACAACACCACCTCCCCCTACTTCAAGTCAACTGGCCCTATGTCAAGTCAACTCCCCTACATGCAGTCATTGGGCATTGCTCCATAGCAGAATGTAGTTTCAATATGATGGCAAGGtgaaaatgataagaaaaacataacgttttattgctgttttgtagtctttactttcactttcttcaAATGTAAATTCTGTGATAAGAACTGCTGATAATAAGGTGTGAATGGCAGCTTCGGGGAATGGATAGCTGTTATCTTACAGTAAACACTACACTGTAACATTAACTGCCTTTTTTACAGCACATGTAAATGTTAAGGCAGTGTATCCTAAAGTGCCCTGGTGCAGCAAACCAGCAACTAcactatgttaaaaaaaaaagaagtgattttAACATCTCCACTCTCGGTGTGTTTTGGCTTGGTAACGACGgagactgaaaataaaaccacaaagaagaaaaagtaccATGAAATAAGAATGAACATGTtaattaaattggtttaaaataaaagggtaagctgcattaaaatgacatcaaaacAATACTAAGAACGTTTTTTCCAAGACAGTATGACATGTTGCAACTGGTAAACTCTCAAGCAAACATTTATTGCATTGTGGAAGTTGTTTACTTGGTTTAGGTCAGGTGTTTATTGCTGCTGCTCATTTACTCTGGAAACGCTTTCCTGACCTGCAGCATAAACATTTGAATATCACAGTAGGATTAGTCAGATAGCTCTGAGGAGACATGGAAGTTTTCTTTTGTCGTTCCTCTAAATGTTACTATCTGTAACAGTTGGTCACAAGAAAGATAATCAGCGCTATGGGCCAATCCAGTAAATTTGATTGTACTTCCTGCATTCATCTGTAATAACATAAATGAGCCAGGATGAAAGTAGAAGTTGAGTTTAAGAGGAAATGAGAAGCTGAATTTCAGTGAATCTTAACTAATTATGGTAAGAAGATTCAACTGGGGCATTAATAGATTACTACATTACTACTTAATACTACTTTCTAATTCACAAAGCAGATACATAAACTTGCATAATCTAGATAGTGAGTGGCCTGTGCACTATAGGCAATTCTTCTAAATGTGAAAGTAAAAAGACTTCCATGAATTCCTGGTACTTATGGGAATCAGCTTTAGTGGTTCAAAACTCAGCAAGAGCCCATAAAATCCCCATGGCCTGTTTCCAGTTCTTTCCATGTTCAACAAGTTCATGTGATAAGGCCATAAAAATGCTTATTAATTGTCGAAGGAAAAAACTCCTGCTCATATTGTTTTACCCGTAGACACCTCCTCAGACTATGGTGCTTTTTGCAATGTTTGAGTTATAAATAACTGCCAGAGTATCTTGTTTCTACTCCACTAGGATTTCTTGCTTTTTCCACACACGCAGAATGGATGCTTTTAAAGTATGGTCTAGTGTACGTTCTGTATTgcatacagacaaacaaacttatgtttgtaaaaaaataactaaagcaCTAAAATTCCCTTCCCTAATTTCTTCATCCTGCTGCATATTTCTGCAACTGAACGGTCTTTGTTTCCTGTGCACTAACAGAACAATGACATGTCATTGTTTATAGTATAGACTCTCTGATTCATTGCCCTGCTTAAGAGCCCAGCTTCAGGGCTATCACTTGGAGCCATGGAGTCCGTGGCTTCTCCCAAAGCATCAAGTCACTGAAGAATTTTTACAGTCTGTGTAAAGGAAAATGagagatttctttttaaacacatttaacatgttaGGAAATAATAGCTGAAAACATGTGAAACTGTGAACTATTTAGTACTGAACTGTGGCATTGGAAAGTTAAACTGTTTTTCAACATTTCTATGTTCAGGATTCTTTGGATGGGCCTGAAATAGTGGCTCAATTACAAATACGGGTTGCTAGCATGACCCATCTCTCCACTAAACACTAGAGCACACATAGTTACTATTTTTACAGGTGGTATTTTACAAACGTTAATTGGAGACAACTAGGAAATGGAACCAAACTCCATtgacaaaaatgacaatttaaCATAACAATGATTAGTGATGATAGTTTGCTTGTTAACAATtcatttaagttacatttttactgaaacAAGTCCAAATTTACCAACAATGTGCTGAATTAAACAGTGGCTCCAAgcattactttatttattaaaatatcagcCATGTTGCTTGACTTACCTACAAGCAGGGccttttttaaagtgtatattttttacatGGGAGTTGGTATGAGAGTTGTTAATTCAGAAACTCTTCAGTTCGGCCATGCTTTCAGCCCCTTCAGCGCACACACCCCCAATGAGAAAACTGCTTATTTTTACAcacttttgaaattaaattgtatATGCTTGTTGACTTTTTCAATCATTCAATTTTGACTGGGTggttaattacacatttttctgcatTGTGACAAACTCAAAACACATATTATTGTCTTTCAAGGACTTGAACTGAAATTCTTGGCATGACTCCTGCTGTAAGTATACAAAGGTCATCTAGAAAGTGAAACAACTCAGTAATAAAGACACAGT
This window contains:
- the socs1a gene encoding suppressor of cytokine signaling 1a, which produces MVADSTVEGHDKTLVSSSSSSSSSSSSSSSSSSSSSSSLSSSLQRHELALGPHRTESEQLQRRAVPDPNQRSVPSVYLTHFRTFSCKEDCKIITDTASKLERSGFYWGPLGVEDAHRMLRDAPLGSFLIRDSRQKDVFFTLSYHAKSGPVSVRIDYKRQKFSLAGNERTFPTLFALLEHYVSSPKKSLSIPYRKWEPTLQELCRKRIMEMCGGASQVSELPLTHVVKDFLSEFPYKL